The sequence CCGGCTGGGGGCGCGGCGTGGGTACCTGTGCCTGAAGTGCGGGTATGACAGGCGGGGGTTGGCGCGGGGGGCGGCGTGTCCGGAGTGTGGGGGGAAGTAGGGTGACGCGCGGGTTGATGGGGTGATGGACAGCGAAGGCACATAGCGACGAAGACGTCGCCATGGCACGCTTTGTAGTTGACGCCGGGGTGTGGTTCACGCGCTCCGCAAATGGCAGAGCGCGGCTTTCACGGGGGCAACCGCGGCATCGGCGGCCAGAGCTCCGCCAGTGGCACAGGGAGCATGAAAGGCACATAGCGACGAAGGCGTCGCCATGGCACGCTTGGCAAGTTGATTGTGGTCAGACGCTCGCGACGGCGGGCTTGATGGTGCCGGCGATTTCGGGGGCGGCGGCGGCGATCTGCTCGGCGATTTCGCGCCGGTTGATCTGGACGTCGCGGGGGAAGTCGAAGGCGATGCGGACGCGCTCG comes from Phycisphaerales bacterium and encodes:
- a CDS encoding carbon storage regulator; the encoded protein is MLVITRREGEEVVIGDPKNPIGIVRIASVKGERVRIAFDFPRDVQINRREIAEQIAAAAPEIAGTIKPAVASV